A section of the Paramisgurnus dabryanus chromosome 4, PD_genome_1.1, whole genome shotgun sequence genome encodes:
- the wfikkn1 gene encoding WAP, Kazal, immunoglobulin, Kunitz and NTR domain-containing protein has protein sequence MTHWSHRPNLLLLRDRVHQLCLAHNTTFITHLAPIWLPDKRKIHSIRPQETDLYSPGGDKPIQNRRRQTYTDPDETDLEETDLYTYSGQRSALIHACFTAVWTSVGTQKLMWYPRSRSGSPHCFLLLMWVQLIARVRSIDPDHAGVCPNHVNANLWVDAQSTCERECQTDQDCSAHEKCCINVCGLLSCVAARFSDGSSADGQSGGGLLFGGEVNCDEFVCSQQGAVCDVWEGQLICKCQDRCENEPSFTCASDGLTYFNRCYMDAEACIQGVTLTEVTCRYHLSGPNASPLPQDTTAHPTPTASHVDSFPPTLYSNPQHQSIYLGGTASFHCDVIGHPKPDITWEKQSEVERITMRPDQMYENVVITNIGQLVVYNAQIWDAGIYTCIARNSAGTLRANYPLSVVKRNDDDFFDEPGVSLPIGRPFSPSDCMAAVERGECGEKRVDWFYDTAQGSCQTFTHGGCEGGRNRFETYEECRASCQRQGLEVCSLPAVQGPCKHWEVRWTYNCLTEQCQAFVYGGCHGNRNNFHTRKECETSCPLSSDRPCRSCRTRGKIVESLCRSDFAIVGRLTELVEDLDSGIARFYLEQVLRDEKMGLRLFKTQNLEVMLTQMDWSCPCPNITQHQALPLLVMGEVQDGVAVILPHSYVRPISDRRLKKIHEVLAKKTCEMLQRFKE, from the exons ATGACGCACTGGTCACATCGGCCCAACCTCCTCCTCCTCCGTGACCGTGTACATCAGCT TTGTTTGGCACACAACACAACGTTCATAACCCACTTGGCACCCATATGGCTGCCCGACAAAAGAAAGATTCATAGCATACGTCCACAGGAGACAGACCTATACAGTCCCGGAGGAGACAAACCTATACAGAACCGGAGGAGACAGACTTATACAGACCCGGATGAGACAGACCTGGAGGAGACAGATCTATACACCTACAGTGGACAACGTTCTGCATTAATCCATGCATGTTTTACTGCGGTTTGGACGTCCGTCGGCACACAGAAACTCATGTGGTACCCGAGGAGCAGGTCGGGATCTCCTCATTGTTTTCTTCTCCTCATGTGGGTTCAGCTCATCGCTCGAGTCAGATCCATTGATCCGGATCATGCTGGTGTCTGTCCTAATCACGTGAACGCAAACTTGTGGGTGGACGCTCAGAGCACCTGTGAGAGAGAATGTCAAACAGACCAG GACTGTTCCGCACATGAGAAGTGTTGCATTAACGTGTGTGGCCTGCTGAGCTGCGTGGCGGCCCGCTTCTCTGACGGCTCCTCTGCTGATGGCCAATCAGGTGGGGGTTTGCTCTTTGGGGGCGAGGTCAATTGCGATGAGTTTGTATGCAGCCAGCAAGGGGCGGTGTGCGACGTGTGGGAAGGACAGCTGATATGCAAATGTCAGGATCGCTGTGAGAATGAGCCAAGCTTTACGTGCGCCTCAGATGGGCTCACTTATTTCAATCGTTGCTACATGGATGCAGAGGCCTGCATTCAGGGTGTCACCCTCACAGAGGTCACGTGCCGTTACCATCTGTCCGGTCCAAACGCCAGCCCCCTGCCGCAAGACACCACCGCACATCCAACACCCACCGCATCCCACGTAGACTCCTTTCCACCAACTCTCTACTCCAACCCACAGCACCAAAGCATTTACCTAGGAGGAACGGCGAGTTTTCACTGCGATGTTATCGGCCACCCAAAACCCGACATCACTTGGGAGAAGCAATCTGAAGTAGAAAGAATCACCATGCGCCCTGACCAGATGTACGAGAATGTTGTGATAACCAACATCGGTCAGCTGGTGGTGTATAATGCCCAGATCTGGGACGCTGGAATATACACCTGCATCGCACGCAACAGCGCAGGAACGCTGCGGGCCAATTATCCGCTTTCTGTCGTAAAACGAAACGATGATGATTTTTTTGACGAGCCAGGGGTGAGTTTGCCGATCGGACGGCCGTTCTCTCCATCTGACTGCATGGCGGCTGTGGAGCGAGGCGAATGTGGTGAGAAACGTGTGGACTGGTTCTACGACACAGCGCAGGGTTCCTGCCAAACGTTCACACACGGAGGCTGTGAGGGTGGCCGCAACCGCTTCGAGACCTACGAGGAGTGCCGTGCTTCGTGTCAGCGCCAGGGGCTAGAAGTGTGCTCGTTGCCGGCCGTGCAGGGACCCTGTAAGCACTGGGAAGTGCGCTGGACCTACAACTGCCTTACGGAGCAGTGCCAGGCTTTTGTATACGGcggttgccatggcaacaggaATAACTTCCACACCCGTAAAGAATGCGAAACAAGCTGCCCGCTGTCGAGCGACCGTCCGTGCAGGAGCTGCCGGACGAGAGGAAAGATTGTGGAAAGTCTGTGCCGCAGCGACTTTGCCATCGTAGGCCGGCTCACCGAACTCGTTGAGGACCTGGACTCAGGAATCGCTCGCTTTTATCTTGAGCAGGTCTTACGTGACGAGAAGATGGGCCTGCGGCTCTTTAAGACGCAAAACCTGGAGGTGATGCTCACGCAAATGGACTGGAGCTGCCCCTGCCCCAACATCACCCAGCACCAAGCGCTCCCACTGCTGGTGATGGGTGAGGTGCAGGACGGCGTGGCAGTAATTCTTCCCCACAGTTACGTCAGACCCATTTCTGATCGACGACTGAAAAAAATACACGAGGTGCTGGCCAAGAAAACGTGTGAGATGCTACAAAGATTCAAAGAATAA